The proteins below come from a single Dermatophilaceae bacterium Soc4.6 genomic window:
- a CDS encoding SRPBCC family protein, with amino-acid sequence MDLHHDFTVPADVATTWATFMDLENVAGCFPGAAVTGVDGDSFTGTVKVKLGPIALVYAGKGIFVERDDATHRAVIEATGKDKRGNGTAGATVTIVVAPDGTGSAVDVTTDLNVTGKPAQFGRGVMQDVSDKLLGQFVACLERRFSEDEAPEVAPEAAAAPAVAVTSGGAATPPDDAAPATVAAPAPAAAVPRPAPRPAPRAAPAQESEALDLGSAVIPILLRTYAPHVGVLALGVLLGWILGRRR; translated from the coding sequence GTGGACCTGCACCACGACTTCACGGTCCCAGCCGACGTCGCCACGACGTGGGCGACCTTCATGGACCTCGAGAACGTCGCCGGCTGCTTCCCCGGGGCTGCGGTCACCGGGGTCGACGGTGACTCGTTCACCGGCACCGTCAAGGTCAAGCTGGGTCCGATCGCACTCGTCTACGCCGGGAAGGGCATCTTCGTCGAGCGTGACGACGCCACCCACCGGGCCGTCATCGAGGCGACGGGGAAGGACAAGCGCGGCAACGGCACGGCCGGGGCGACGGTGACCATCGTCGTCGCCCCGGACGGCACCGGGTCGGCGGTCGACGTCACGACCGACCTCAACGTCACGGGCAAGCCGGCGCAGTTCGGTCGCGGTGTCATGCAGGACGTCTCCGACAAGCTCCTCGGCCAGTTCGTCGCGTGTCTCGAGCGACGGTTCTCCGAGGACGAGGCCCCCGAGGTCGCACCCGAGGCTGCAGCCGCGCCAGCGGTGGCCGTCACGTCCGGGGGTGCAGCGACACCGCCTGATGACGCAGCACCGGCGACGGTGGCCGCACCAGCGCCCGCCGCGGCTGTGCCGCGTCCCGCTCCCCGACCGGCGCCGCGCGCGGCACCGGCCCAGGAGTCGGAGGCACTCGACCTCGGGTCGGCGGTGATCCCGATCCTGCTGCGCACGTACGCGCCGCACGTCGGGGTCCTGGCTCTCGGTGTCCTGCTCGGCTGGATCCTCGGCCGCCGCCGCTGA
- a CDS encoding chorismate-binding protein yields MPTHPPGAPDHARFGDRVATGVVEVRHGRDAVSGLDQAGFWVVVATFEGEVTAVRFERVDEASPEVVPEATSPGGAAWAPLDGEWTTSLDHAAYVRAVEQTRERIAAGEVYQANICRVLRHPLAQEADLDDLAHLLRARHRAPYASRIRVVSAGLDVVSASPELFLRRAGRRLVSSPIKGTATVAEAMLSKDHAENVMIVDLVRNDFSRVCEPGSVDVEALCRPQEHPGLVHLVSTVSGRLSAEVGWAQILAATFPPASVSGTPKSSALRVIRDLEPVPRGPYCGAIGWVDADRGEAELAVGIRTFWVEDDERGRDLCFGTGAGLTWGSDPQGEWAETQLKADTLVGLASGLSPVTG; encoded by the coding sequence GTGCCGACACACCCACCGGGCGCTCCCGACCACGCGAGGTTCGGCGACCGCGTCGCCACCGGAGTCGTCGAGGTCCGGCACGGACGCGATGCCGTCAGCGGCCTCGACCAGGCCGGCTTCTGGGTCGTGGTGGCGACCTTCGAGGGCGAGGTCACCGCGGTACGCTTCGAGCGGGTGGACGAGGCATCACCGGAGGTGGTCCCCGAGGCGACCTCTCCTGGCGGGGCCGCCTGGGCCCCGCTCGACGGGGAGTGGACGACGTCGCTCGACCACGCGGCCTACGTGCGGGCCGTCGAGCAGACGCGCGAGCGGATCGCCGCCGGTGAGGTTTACCAGGCCAACATCTGCCGGGTGCTGCGGCACCCGTTGGCGCAGGAGGCCGACCTCGACGACCTCGCCCACCTCCTGCGCGCCCGCCACCGCGCCCCCTACGCCTCGCGCATCCGGGTCGTGTCGGCGGGTCTCGACGTCGTCTCCGCCTCGCCCGAGCTCTTCCTGCGGCGGGCTGGTCGCCGTCTGGTGTCGTCGCCCATCAAGGGGACCGCGACGGTGGCGGAGGCGATGCTGAGCAAGGACCACGCCGAGAACGTGATGATCGTCGACCTCGTGCGCAACGACTTCTCGCGGGTGTGCGAGCCCGGCTCGGTCGACGTCGAGGCCCTCTGTCGCCCGCAGGAGCACCCGGGGCTCGTGCACCTGGTGTCGACGGTCTCGGGCCGGTTGAGCGCCGAGGTGGGGTGGGCGCAGATCCTGGCCGCCACGTTCCCCCCCGCCTCGGTGTCGGGGACGCCGAAGTCGAGTGCCCTCAGGGTGATCCGTGACCTCGAGCCCGTGCCCAGGGGCCCCTACTGCGGCGCGATCGGGTGGGTCGACGCCGACCGAGGCGAGGCCGAGCTGGCGGTCGGCATCCGCACCTTCTGGGTGGAGGACGACGAGCGTGGCCGCGACCTCTGCTTCGGCACCGGGGCCGGCCTCACGTGGGGCTCCGACCCGCAGGGCGAGTGGGCCGAGACCCAGCTCAAGGCCGACACGCTGGTCGGGCTGGCGTCTGGCCTCAGCCCGGTGACGGGCTGA